A genomic region of Oryza glaberrima chromosome 1, OglaRS2, whole genome shotgun sequence contains the following coding sequences:
- the LOC127754541 gene encoding pseudo histidine-containing phosphotransfer protein 1 isoform X1, protein MDYSNLRRQAASMKKSLFDQGYLDEQFCQVEDLQDEASPNFVEEVVTLFFKDSGRLMSNIEQALEKYPRDFNRWDTYMQQLKGSCSSIGASRMKNECMSFRDSCGQGNVEGCMRSFQKVKREHAVLRQKLESYFQLLRQAGPAGAATRPVM, encoded by the exons ATGGATTATTCTAATTTGCGTCGCCAAGCTGCATCCATGAAAAAGAGCCTCTTTGATCAG GGATACCTAGATGAGCAATTTTGTCAGGTGGAAGATTTGCAGGATGAAGCTAGTCCTAATTTTGTGGAAGAAGTTGTTACTTTGTTTTTTAAGGACTCGGGCAGGCTAATGTCAAACATTGAGCAAGCTCT GGAGAAGTACCCAAGAGATTTCAACAGGTGGGATACATATATGCAGCAACTAAAAGGCAGCTGTTCCAG CATCGGCGCTTCTAGGATGAAGAATGAGTGCATGTCGTTCAGGGATAGTTGTGGCCAAGGAAATGTTGAAGG TTGCATGAGGTCTTTCCAGAAAGTGAAGCGGGAGCATGCTGTCCTGAGGCAGAAACTAGAATCCTATTTCCAG CTGCTAAGACAAGCTGGCCCCGCTGGAGCTGCCACTAGGCCTGTCATGTAA
- the LOC127754541 gene encoding pseudo histidine-containing phosphotransfer protein 1 isoform X2, which yields MSNIEQALEKYPRDFNRWDTYMQQLKGSCSSIGASRMKNECMSFRDSCGQGNVEGCMRSFQKVKREHAVLRQKLESYFQLLRQAGPAGAATRPVM from the exons ATGTCAAACATTGAGCAAGCTCT GGAGAAGTACCCAAGAGATTTCAACAGGTGGGATACATATATGCAGCAACTAAAAGGCAGCTGTTCCAG CATCGGCGCTTCTAGGATGAAGAATGAGTGCATGTCGTTCAGGGATAGTTGTGGCCAAGGAAATGTTGAAGG TTGCATGAGGTCTTTCCAGAAAGTGAAGCGGGAGCATGCTGTCCTGAGGCAGAAACTAGAATCCTATTTCCAG CTGCTAAGACAAGCTGGCCCCGCTGGAGCTGCCACTAGGCCTGTCATGTAA